In a single window of the Eriocheir sinensis breed Jianghai 21 unplaced genomic scaffold, ASM2467909v1 Scaffold87, whole genome shotgun sequence genome:
- the LOC126994759 gene encoding techylectin-5B-like isoform X2 has translation MTLLMLLSVAVMAVVVAAVEPANTPAPAAEGNTSNVLLGKSVVSSLLVATGFSEACVAEALDSCAPASVQRPTPPNPLVQEARELLQEVRQVVRHYDNRPRHCKDLLDGGDSGKGLRHVYPFPGQPQRRAAVYCDQTTDGGGWTVFQRRTNLTVREDFNRTWRECDLGFGHLEDEFWLGLDLLHGLTSTALQELRIDMADWDDVKRYSGDAGDSLTYNSGRSFTTHDADNDSWPRNCAAVYGGPWWHRECSYARLNSLPHEGRHEGSTGILWYEWRGSSYSLRQTIMMTRPAF, from the exons ATGACACTTCTGATGTTGCTGAGCGTCGCGGTCATGGCCGTGGTCGTGGCCGCGGTGGAGCCAGCCAACACTCCCGCCCCTGCTGCAGAAGGCAACACGAGCAACGTGCTCCTTGGTAAGTCCGTAGTGTCCAGTCTCCTCGTCGCCACGGGCTTCAGCGAGGCGTGTGTGGCCGAAGCCCTGGACAGCTGTGCACCCGCCTCCGTGCAGCGCCCAACGCCGCCGAACCCGCTGGTGCAG GAGGCGAGAGAGCTGCTGCAGGAGGTGCGTCAAGTCGTGCGTCACTACGACAACCGACCGCGTCACTGCAAGGACCTGCTGGACGGCGGGGATAGTGGCAAGGGCCTTCGCCACGTGTACCCCTTCCCTGGGCAGCCCCAGCGCCGCGCGGCAGTGTACTGCGACCAAACGACTGACGGAGGGGGCTGGACGGTGTTCCAGAGACGCACAAATCTCACCGTCCGGGAAGATTTTAACCGGACCTGGCGAGAATGCGACTTGGGTTTCGGCCATCTCGAGGACGAGTTCTGGCTGGGCCTGGACCTGCTGCACGGACTGACATCGACGGCCCTTCAGGAACTGCGCATCGACATGGCGGATTGGGACGACGTAAAACG GTACAGCGGTGACGCAGGGGACTCTTTAACCTATAATTCTGGCCGCAGCTTTACCACTCATGATGCTGATAACGACTCATGGCCAAGGAACTGTGCCGCGGT CTATGGTGGTCCGTGGTGGCACCGTGAATGTAGCTACGCCAGGCTGAACAGCTTGCCGCACGAGGGGCGACACGAGGGATCCACCGGCATCCTGTGGTATGAATGGCGAGGGAGCAGCTACTCCTTGCGGCAGACCATCATGATGACCCGACCAGCCTTCTGA
- the LOC126994759 gene encoding ryncolin-4-like isoform X1 — protein sequence MTLLMLLSVAVMAVVVAAVEPANTPAPAAEGNTSNVLLGKSVVSSLLVATGFSEACVAEALDSCAPASVQRPTPPNPLVQEARELLQEVRQVVRHYDNRPRHCKDLLDGGDSGKGLRHVYPFPGQPQRRAAVYCDQTTDGGGWTVFQRRTNLTVREDFNRTWRECDLGFGHLEDEFWLGLDLLHGLTSTALQELRIDMADWDDVKRYAKYGFFYVGPPSTKYRLTVDRYSGDAGDSLTYNSGRSFTTHDADNDSWPRNCAAVYGGPWWHRECSYARLNSLPHEGRHEGSTGILWYEWRGSSYSLRQTIMMTRPAF from the exons ATGACACTTCTGATGTTGCTGAGCGTCGCGGTCATGGCCGTGGTCGTGGCCGCGGTGGAGCCAGCCAACACTCCCGCCCCTGCTGCAGAAGGCAACACGAGCAACGTGCTCCTTGGTAAGTCCGTAGTGTCCAGTCTCCTCGTCGCCACGGGCTTCAGCGAGGCGTGTGTGGCCGAAGCCCTGGACAGCTGTGCACCCGCCTCCGTGCAGCGCCCAACGCCGCCGAACCCGCTGGTGCAG GAGGCGAGAGAGCTGCTGCAGGAGGTGCGTCAAGTCGTGCGTCACTACGACAACCGACCGCGTCACTGCAAGGACCTGCTGGACGGCGGGGATAGTGGCAAGGGCCTTCGCCACGTGTACCCCTTCCCTGGGCAGCCCCAGCGCCGCGCGGCAGTGTACTGCGACCAAACGACTGACGGAGGGGGCTGGACGGTGTTCCAGAGACGCACAAATCTCACCGTCCGGGAAGATTTTAACCGGACCTGGCGAGAATGCGACTTGGGTTTCGGCCATCTCGAGGACGAGTTCTGGCTGGGCCTGGACCTGCTGCACGGACTGACATCGACGGCCCTTCAGGAACTGCGCATCGACATGGCGGATTGGGACGACGTAAAACGGTACGCAAAGTACGGCTTCTTCTACGTCGGCCCTCCAAGCACCAAGTACCGCCTCACTGTTGACAG GTACAGCGGTGACGCAGGGGACTCTTTAACCTATAATTCTGGCCGCAGCTTTACCACTCATGATGCTGATAACGACTCATGGCCAAGGAACTGTGCCGCGGT CTATGGTGGTCCGTGGTGGCACCGTGAATGTAGCTACGCCAGGCTGAACAGCTTGCCGCACGAGGGGCGACACGAGGGATCCACCGGCATCCTGTGGTATGAATGGCGAGGGAGCAGCTACTCCTTGCGGCAGACCATCATGATGACCCGACCAGCCTTCTGA